The DNA region AGTTCCAGCTGGTGTTCCTTCAGGGACGTTGTTTCCACTCtatgttctcgccatggttgttgttatgctttcccacaaacggcaccaaatgttatggataaaaattTAGGGTGTATTAACtactgtatttattactaaggttcaggagctcaaggtctttaatggctgctctcgtatttcgtagcttaactctgcctttacgagatgcctacgtatctctgtgaattagagaatcaagccaaaaaacgtagttctgattgatggggtgagtccctttatatagatgttgagagtccttgaattggactagagttaGGAGACTTGTTGAACAAGTTCTCAGTCCTTagatagactttgaagtcctagaataAATGAATCAGACTCCTAGTTGGTGTAAGTGCCCTTGAGGCTATAttttatagaattatatcatCGTTAGAACTCATTTAATGAGCTGGTAATCCACCCTATTTATTagttacgaaattaataaataatcagggctttgggcttcattaattgggcttcgttattgaACCATATAGGGTCTAATTAATTTGacattaattatatttctaggctaTTTTAAGCCCATATCAACAATAAATATGACCATTTGTGACGAAATTTTTACACTGGAATTCGTCACAATTGGTCCAATTACACGAAAAAATTTCATCATTTTTTTCATGTCTTAAATTCAGATTTTCGTCATAAGCATTAATATCGTTATAAGTATCAATTtcattatatatcttaacatttgtACGTTTGGATCGttgaataaaataattaaaaagtatATCTTATGAATAGGGAACGAATCTCATGTTGGCAATAATACTTTTAATAGATTTTTTCAATTCTTGTcatgaaagatgaatttgaattttttaataaattttttataggACTAAATTACATATAtctaacattcgtacggttggatcgtcgaataaataatataaaaagtgtaacTTGTTGATCGGGAACGAATCTCATTTTTATGagtacttttactatatttttcaatttctttcatgtaagataaatttgaaattttataattaactTTATCCATCAATAAATTCGATATATTGTCATAAGTTCATGCAATCTTAACTTTTTCGTTATAATTCTCTATTGTAAATAGACCATTTACGACAAAAAGTTTAAATCGTTGACGTAATTTTGAAATAACATTATATAACTTTCCCTAATTTTTAAATGACTGACAccaaaatttatttataaaatattattctTGCAATGCCCAATTATTCCGTCTATAAAGTTTTTCATTGCAAATAGCCATATTTCTTATAGTGAAATCATACAATTATTTGGATACTAAATTAAACAGATTCTAAAATTTATTCGAATATGacccaaaataaataaaatatctattataataattttatatttatgataacataattatttaattatattttattataaaagtataatatattataataaaaatattacaTTTAATAAAAGGATATTTATTAATAAGTTTCATAAATTgaaaaatgaataagttatgatcCGAAAATTTTCGAAACGAATTTAATCAGAATCGAATTTCGTCTGAACTTAATTCAAATTTTATCCGATTCTATTACGAATTAGACCCAAACTAAATTATATCCGATATAATCCGAATAATTTCCAAACATGTTATTATCTGAAAATGGATTTGATCCGAAATTAATTCGATTCAAAATCGATAGGGCATCTGAATTGCCAAGTCCACCCATGTCTCCCAATCGGTCAATACTATAATACATCATGTATTGCGCTCTGGCTAGTGTTTGATTTCTCTCAACGAGATGTACggttaaattaaattaaaaaatggGAGAAATTTTTAAGTTTAATTCCAGAAATTTATAAGTTATGACTAGAGGAGTACTTCTGTATTCATACATATAATAATTTAGTATTGTTTCTCAGAAATGTAAAAAGTGCGTAACGAAATATATACCACATGTCAAGATGCAATAAACATTATATATGAGAATGTAGCTAGGTTAGTGAAAAGTGAAAAAACATATGGACCGAGACGGCCACACAAAATATAATAAAGTAAAACAGAAAAGGTGAAGCTTAAAAAGGATGGATAGAGTACCAATATTGATTATGCCTGCAATCATACTTCTTGGTTGCCTCATCCTCCGCATGCCCCTCATCCTTCTCCCACCTATCAAATCTCTCTCCATACTTCCGCATGCATGCCTCTATGTAATCTCTCTCTCCTGTCTCACTCTCTCTACTTTAATAATATATCTCTCTATCGTCTCTCTCCCTCCACATTAATACTATATATACACATCACTCCCTTGTCTAATTCTTCCCCTCAAGTAGCCAGCATCTTCCAATTTTTTACTCCCCACATTTTATAAATACTCAAAATTAAGAAATATAACACATTTAGTATTGCTTCAAATGGCTGCTTCTGGCTTTGAAGGCATTGAAAAACGCCTGGAGCTCCACTTCTCCGGTGATGATCCGATGATCGGAATAGGGCTTCGGCAACTAAGCTTCCAAACCCTAGAGGAAATACTCCGTGAGGTGCAGTGCACCGTAGTATCATCAGTCGGTAATCACTTCTTTGATTCATATGTACTCTCGGAGTCAAGCCTCTTTGTTTACCCTACCAAGATCATTATCAAGACTTGTGGGACCACTCAACTCTTAAAATCTGTCCGTCCATTAATTCACTACTCATCAAACCTAGGTCTCTCTCTATCTTCTTGTAAGTACTCTCGCGGCAGCTTCATATTTCCCAAATCCCAACCTTACCCTCACACAAGTTTTCAAGATGAAGTTGTTTACTTACAAAATGTTCTACCCAAAAATCTTTGCTATGATAAAGCTTCTCTCATGCCATCGAAACTTAGTACTCACACGTGGCATGTTTTTTCGGCTACCGATGAATCACATTTAATGTTCATGCATCAACCTAGTACACCGACAACATTTACGTTCGAAATTTGCATGACGGAGCTCGATAGTGTACTAGCTCGAAAGTTTTTCCGAGGACCTAATGACGGAAAAACCGGGGGCTCTGCCGGGAAAGTGATGACGGAGATGACACGGATTTGTGATATAAACCCTAAAGCTCACATTTGTGATTTTGCATTTGATCCATGTGGGTACTCAATGAATGGGCTTGATGGCGAAAAGTACTCTACAATTCATGTAACACCCGAGGAAGGGTTTAGCTACGCTAGCTTTGAGTGCGTGGGGTCACTTTGTGAAGGCGGTGGTTATATTGGCGACGTTCTGAAGAAGGTGGTGCAAGTTTTCCGGCCGGGAACTATGTCGGTTTCGACTACATGTAGTAGCAGGGAGGTGGCGGCGCGTGTGGCTAAGGCTGTGGAGCA from Apium graveolens cultivar Ventura unplaced genomic scaffold, ASM990537v1 ctg7730, whole genome shotgun sequence includes:
- the LOC141704336 gene encoding S-adenosylmethionine decarboxylase proenzyme 4-like, translating into MAASGFEGIEKRLELHFSGDDPMIGIGLRQLSFQTLEEILREVQCTVVSSVGNHFFDSYVLSESSLFVYPTKIIIKTCGTTQLLKSVRPLIHYSSNLGLSLSSCKYSRGSFIFPKSQPYPHTSFQDEVVYLQNVLPKNLCYDKASLMPSKLSTHTWHVFSATDESHLMFMHQPSTPTTFTFEICMTELDSVLARKFFRGPNDGKTGGSAGKVMTEMTRICDINPKAHICDFAFDPCGYSMNGLDGEKYSTIHVTPEEGFSYASFECVGSLCEGGGYIGDVLKKVVQVFRPGTMSVSTTCSSREVAARVAKAVEQVGMNCRSCTVDEFPVVGTVVFQTFTTRRV